TTACAACGGCCCGCAGATCCTGCCCGCAGAGGTGAAGGAACGCATGAAGGAATCCCTCAAGCGCATTGAATCCGGCAAGTTCGCCAAGGACTGGCTGGAAGAAGCAGCCAAGGGCGCTCCCAACCTCAAGGCCAAGCGCGAAGCCCTGGGCCAGCACCCGGTGGAAATCGTGGGCGCCAAGATCCGTAGCCTGTTTGAAAGGAACTAAGGTTTCTTTTACCTGGAACGCGTGCCGTTCCGCCGCATTCCGGCGGAACGGCACGGATATTCCCGGGCTTTTCCCGGAAATCCGTCATTTGTTCAGTTTATGGAGCACGCATCGCCGGCCGTCAATGTGGAAAACGCCAGGGTATACCTGGGCGGGCACGAAATCCTGCACAATATTTCCTGGCAGGTGCAGCGTGGAGAACGTTGTTTTATTCTGGGGGCCAACGGCGCTGGAAAGACAACGCTGGTCAAGGTGCTGATGGGGTTTGCGTGGCCGTTCTTCGGGGCCAGGGTGCAGGTTCTGGGCAAGACCTTCGGGCACGTGAACCTGCTGGAGCTGCGCAAGTCCATTGCGTGGGTGAGCCCGTTCATGCACAAATGGCTGGAGGATGGCTCCTGGAACGGGCGCGACATGGTGCTTTCCGGCCCGGACGGCACGATCGGCCTCCTGAGAGCGCCGACGCCGGAAGAGGAGGAAAAAGCGGCGGGAATCATGAAATCCCTGAAAGCGGAGCATTTGATGGACAGGCCGGTGGCGGCCATGTCTTCCGGGGAACAGGTGAAAGTGCTGATTGCCCGGGCTCTGATGACGAACCCGGAACTGATGATTCTGGACGAACCCAGCGTTTACCTGGATTTGGCAGGGCGGGAATTTTTGCTGAAAACCATTGAAGAACTGGCTGAAACGAGACCTGACCTGACCATCGTGTTCATTACCCAGCGCATTGAAGATATCCTCCCTGTATTTGACCGCGGCATGATTTTAAAATCCGGGGAGATCGTAGCGTATGGAAGCCGGGACGAGGTGCTGACGGAAGAAAACCTGAAAGACGCTTTTGAGCTGGATATCCAGTTAATCAAGACGGAAAAAGGGCGTCTCTGGACCGTTATCCGCTAATTTTTCATGAAGCAGTCCAAGACAATGGAGCTGAAGAAACCGGTGCGCGTGTCCCTGGCCCGCCAGGTGCTCACCGCCATGGAATCCATGATACGGTCCGGCAAATGGAAGGTTGGAGACCGCATTCCCGCGGAAGCGGAACTGGCACGCGCCTTTTCCGTCAGCCACAACACCATCCGTGAAGCCCTTCAATCCCTGATTCACATGGGGATGCTGGAGGCGCGCCCCGGGGACGGCACATATGTGATGGCGTCAGACCGCTTTGCCGTCGCGGTGAGCAATCGCCTCAAGGAATCCGATCTGCCCCAGATTCTGGAGGCCCGGCTGGCTTTGGAAAAGGAAATTGCGCGGCTGGCCGCCGTTAAAAGGACGGATGAAGATTTGAAGGAGCTGGAAAATGCCCTGCAGGACTGCCACGGCAGGGTAAGGCCGGGCATTGAAGATGACATGCTGTTTCATGCCGCCGTGGCCCGCGCCACGCATAATCCGGTGCTCTCGGAATTGTACAACGTGGTTATCCGCCATGTGCAGGAGAATCTGGAAAGGCTGCTTCAGGAGAAGCAATATGACGCCGGCGCCATGAAGCTGCATGACGACCTTCTCGCAGCCATCAGAAAGCGGGAGGCGGATGAAGCGGAGAATATTATTGTGAAGATTGTGGAATTTGACACCGTCAGCATAGGCGGATCATTCATTTCCTGAATTGCCGGCAAGGAGGATGACGCTGCGGAAGCGGGGCTGTTCCTTTTTATTTCCCGGCGTTTTTCTTGCCAACGGGCCTTCCGGCAAACGCTTCCGGGAACCAGACGCTTGTCTGCCGGATAAAAAGCGGGAATGTTTTTTTGATTGATAGGGCGGCTAAGACACGTAGATGGACGTATGATGAAGAGGGTACGCCTTTTGTTGATTCTGTGCGGTTTGTTTTGCGGAACAGCAGTTGCGCAGCCCCGCTTTTCCACACCCCCGAACATGATTGTCATTCTGGCGGATGACCTGGGTTATGGGGATTTGGGCTGTACGGGTTCCAGGCAGATTAAAACGCCCTCCCTTGACCGGCTGGCCAAGGAGGGCGTGTTCTGCTCCCGGGCGTATGTGACGGCGCCGATGTGTTCCCCCTCCCGCATGGGATTGCTGACGGGGCGTTTCCCCAAGCGTTACGGCATCACGACGAAT
This region of Akkermansia muciniphila genomic DNA includes:
- a CDS encoding ABC transporter ATP-binding protein; protein product: MEHASPAVNVENARVYLGGHEILHNISWQVQRGERCFILGANGAGKTTLVKVLMGFAWPFFGARVQVLGKTFGHVNLLELRKSIAWVSPFMHKWLEDGSWNGRDMVLSGPDGTIGLLRAPTPEEEEKAAGIMKSLKAEHLMDRPVAAMSSGEQVKVLIARALMTNPELMILDEPSVYLDLAGREFLLKTIEELAETRPDLTIVFITQRIEDILPVFDRGMILKSGEIVAYGSRDEVLTEENLKDAFELDIQLIKTEKGRLWTVIR
- a CDS encoding FadR/GntR family transcriptional regulator, encoding MKQSKTMELKKPVRVSLARQVLTAMESMIRSGKWKVGDRIPAEAELARAFSVSHNTIREALQSLIHMGMLEARPGDGTYVMASDRFAVAVSNRLKESDLPQILEARLALEKEIARLAAVKRTDEDLKELENALQDCHGRVRPGIEDDMLFHAAVARATHNPVLSELYNVVIRHVQENLERLLQEKQYDAGAMKLHDDLLAAIRKREADEAENIIVKIVEFDTVSIGGSFIS